The genomic window ctatatggaacgAAATAATATATGAACCCTACACTCTTCCAAACAGGCTTGATCATTTCCCTATATTCAGGTGACGGCAACATGCTACCAAAAAGGTTTCTTTAATTATCATCTTCATATATAATCATCCGGCAGTTTATTGATTCCGTCCCCGAAACGGCATATtcgcaaacaaaaaataatttataaataaaacttttgcatAAGTGTttttaacgatctaaaagcaaagactgaaaaataaaacttcgatgaaaaaaaccttacgatcaacttcaaatttaagattgaaaatttaaattttagcttataaatataagtatatgAGCGAAAAGATGATGTCGGTCCAGCACAAATCCACATGCAGCGTCTCGTCGCCGTCGATcatatctcatctcatctcatagCATGATTGATCTACACTGTCCGAAGATAGCGTCGTAGTGAGTATAGCCCACATCAACAGAGCCTACCACGATTTGAACCATTGATTACattgcttttgttttctttttcccttctaGCCTCATCTCGTTTGCTCTATCGACCGTTGATAAGTCATAGAAAACTTATATGGtagaacttttatatatttgttcttcGGCAATCTCAAATACATCAGTTCAGTCTTTCGTAAAtgcttataaaaataaaatgtgattGCGTGCGTTTATACAAATGAGTGTGTGTTTTATGAACATCTACATCTGTGttgtattttctaaaatataatctaTCAAAATTAGTTAAAGAATagtaacttttaaaatttaaattttagctacgATAAGTCACATGGAAAACAATGTGAGGTTGGTTGGCGACCATAAGTCATGGTCTGGCCTGAAACTGAAAGCTCCATTCATTCCGGCCATCTCAATCGGTTTGGATTCTATATTGATTCGATAGATAGACAGACAGATCGTGATGATGCACTAATCCGGCCCAGTAGTGTGCCTAGGAGTAAATATTTCAGTTGATTAATACTCCATAATTAGGATAAGGATGGCCATATGTTGCATTATTATTATCATGGTATTTATTTTGATGTCGGCTTCAGCTTGCTGCCAAATCAAGTTTTTTTGTCCCGATCGGACGCGAGCTAATCTTCAGCCGGTTTGAAGGCGAGAAGAGCCAAACCAACTTGGCTTTTGTAATCTGGCTGTCGATCTTGTGGTCAGGGTTAATGACTCGCCTGACTGCCATTTTTGACGGGTTTTAATAATTGCTTTTCTTTTAATCTTGCGTTTTGCCGCATGTTTATGGTGTGGTGttcaactttattttttttcttttcggaaTGGTGTTCAACAGTTCTGTTGCGTGTGTGGCCATCGTCGTATGCTTGTCAACTTATTATTAATTATTCACTGCTAAAAATTGAGTTTTGTAATTTAATTCTAATTTATTTATCATGGTTTATTTTTCAATGTTGATTTTATAAACCGCAAACAAAAAATACATAGAAATTTCAACTTATAATAAAATATTCGTTTTACTTACTTCATCAATCATGGCTCAAACAATTAGTTTAAGATGGAATGTTTGTCCATCAACGAGCAATGATGCGAACTTGTTGAGCCGCCGGCGCCAACATTTGATcggattatttattttttttcccctgacGATGCAAAATGATCCACTTGTTCACTGCACACTTACGGGTGGGCCCCAACCTACTACTACTGGAGCAAGAGAACGTGCGGCCGCCGCAAAATCCCCACCACCCACGCGCGCATCGGTCGGCTGCCAGCTAAGCCGAGAGCAAACATTTCGTCAAAACCCCCTCAACCTTTCGTAATATTCACAACAATACCCCTCGATCtacccaccaccgccgctgctgcaaTGATCGGAACAAGCGAGCGCCACGTGGCGTGTGATGTGGACACTccggaatatatatatttttttaaaaaaataaaaaatatatcaccGCGATTTAAGCGGAAAGCTGGTGTTCCCTTTCCGAAATTGGCTCGcccgagaagagaagagaagagaggcgagctcgccgccgcggtagCTTCTCGCGCCTATAAATacccccgccccgccgccgcctcccgcgctcctcctcctcctccgccttccccCAATCCGCGCTCCCTCGCGGCGGATCTCCGATCTTCTGCTGCGCTGCTGGGCTGAAGAGAGAGGTAATGGCGAGATCGCCTCCGGCTGCAAGCGAATTCGCGCTTCGATTTTACTTGTTTACGCGAGGAGGGTTAGCGCGGGGGTGGTTCGGGGATAGGCTGGGAATGCCGGAAGAGGAGCAGCTGCGAGTcgtcggtggcggaggcggtggagcggaggagggagccgaggaggaggctgcGGAGCCCCCGCGCGCGGAGGAAGGCGAAGTCCGGCCTTGGCGTCGCGCAGCCCCGTGCGCAGCGCCAGCGTCACCTCCCGGtatagccgccgccgccgtctcccgccgagGAAGATCCCTCCGCTCCCGATTCCGCACCCGCGccccctccagccgccgccgccgccacctccttccGGCTCATCCCCGCCGGTTCGCTCGATTTTGGCGTAGGTGTTGCACCTGTGGTAACTGCTAActtggggttggggttggggttgggagCAGAGTCGCTCCGCTCCGATTTGTGATCTGTTACAGGTTTTGGGAATAGGTTGACAAGTTAGGATTTACTTAGCTTCTACTACATGTCTGTCTAGGGTTGTATGATTTTCGTATTTGTTGGTTTATTATGCTTGGAATTTGTAAGGCTGGAATTGTAGAATTTATGCTATTAGATTCATACCTTCACTTTGCGATCTACATGCACGGCccagttggaaaaaaaaaaaacaagttaccTTTACACTGAATTTCGCCAGTCTTCGAAAAGCTGTCTGTAGCCATTCCCTCGGATGTATTTACGAATTATAGGTTCAGTTCTAGTTGCCTGCATGGGATTCTGGTGCTAAACTGTTACAGTTAGTTGCATAGTTTGCTTTTTGTGCCTTCATTTTCCATGAATCATTTTTGTGTTGTCCAAGTTcatccatgttttttttcttaatcattGGTCCAATATGTTAGGTCAACTGAAAAGGACCGGGGAATCGTTGTCAATATAAGTTCATGCATGTCTCATTGGTTACTGAGAACAGAGTAGTGTGTGACTGCCTAAATAAAATTAATAGTATTGAAAGGGGGTCGGTTACGCGCACAAAACTACAACATGATTTTGGTTTTATGCATAGTAAACCTTGCACTTGAATGACATCACAACAAAGCGACCTTATTGCAAACCAGTCATATGAAGTGTATTTCTGGTGCACTTATTTTGATCTCCGCTACTAAGTTTGTCGTTTTGTTCCGCTTAAAACAGCTTGCACAGTTTGTCTGCACAAAGGCACTGAGATACATTGAGCAGTGCTCATTTGTTCAGAAGCAGATTACTTTCCTAACTTTGTAAATTGCCAGTCCTGTTCCATTTTGATGGCACGCATCTCATCAATTGTATTAAATATGTTCATAATTCCAGCTGTGCTGCTGACAAGTATTGACATACATAAGTTCCTTTGCAGTTTAATATCTCCAAGTCAAGATGGTTAACTTTGGGAAGAAATTGATGGCTGATCAAATTCCGGAATGGAAAGGGTATGATTCAGGGCTTTTATTACTTTAATTTTTATGGACCATTCTACGCTTACCAGTTCTGTAAATATCATCAGTCTTCCACCCCTCACCAGATAATTTTTTCTATGgaaacttattatttttttcttaacaaaCCTGATAGTCTAATGATACATTGAAATAGTTGATACTTAGTTACCGAAATTTAGCTTTGCCTCTTTTTTATACCGATGTTTCCAGGTACTACATAAACTACAAGTTGATGAAGAAGAAAGTAAAACAGTATGGGCAGCAGGTTCAACAGGGTGAGAAAGATCGTCGCCGGGTTCTTAAGGATTTCTCGAAGATGCTTGATGATCAGGTAATGCCAAGAGATAGATGCTATGCAAAGCCATTACTTCATTCTCCCTGATCTGCTTTAATTGCAGACTTTAGCTTCTCTGTGGATATTTAGCTTGCTGAGTGTAGCATCAACATGGTGAGCATGTGTAATCTGTATGTCAGTGTTTACCCACATATGCTCATATATCAAATTATCCATGCATGGCCTTTCTAAGCAAAGGAATTtcaatagttttattttaaataaactgTAGCGGAGTTTTGTCACCAATTTTCTTGTAGAAACTGAGTAATACTATCAAAATGTTACAAGCCAACATCTCTAGTTGACGACTTActgttctttatttttttttctttctggtgCTCACATGTGAGCCCTGTTTTCACTTGGTTCCATCCCTTGTGCGAGATTTTGATGCAACAAATTTATCTAATTGACCATACTAAAATTTGTGTTTTACATTACTGATGTTCTGTTTTCCTGTGGCATCAGATTGAGAAGATTGTCCTATTTCTGTTGGAGCAACAAGGAGCGTTGGCAAGCAGGATAGAGAAATTAGGAAAGCAAAGGGCAATATTAGCAGAACAGCCAGATATATCTGCCATTGCTGAGTTGCGAGAAGCTTACAGGGAAGTTGGCCTGGATCTTATCAAACTTCTCAAATTTGTTGATCTCAATGCGACTGGCATTCGGAAAATTTTGAAGAAGTTTGACAAGCGTTTCGGCTACAGATTTACTGATTACTATGTGACAAGTAGATCGAATCACCCATATTCTCAGCTACAGCAGGTCTTCAAGCATGTGGTAATGTACTGACTCCAGATTAAAGTATCATCAAATTTTTATACTGCTTTTCATTTGCATTGTATTGTACTATTTGCATCTATGGATCTGTGATCTTGCCTTTTGAATTCCATGAAACACAAACCAGTATAACTTACACGTTTTATGCAACCAGGGTGTTGGAGCTGTTGTTGGAGCGTTGTCACGTAACCTTGCTGACCTTCAAGAGCGGCAGGGAAGTTACTTGTCAATTTACGATCAGCCATCTACTGCTCTTAAGGTTCGTTCATCTTTTTTGCTGCTATCCTGTACGAAAAATGATAGAATAGCTTGTTATAGGGACTTCATTTTTACTGAGTTCTTGATTCGTCGCAGGACCCAATCATTGATATGATAAATTCATCAGTGGATAAGCTAACACGCTCAACAAATTTTCTTAGATTTTTGGGGCAACATGCCCTAATTGTTGGTGAGGAGTCTCCTAGTActgcagaggaagaagaaatagaagatcaAAAATACCATTTCATGTCCCTTATGCTGAACTTGGTGAACACATTCCTTTACATGGTCAACACATATATCATTGTCCCGACTGCAGATGACTACTCAGTGAGCCTTGGGGCTGCTTCCACTGTTTGTGGTGTTGTTATTGGTTCGATGGCTGTTGCGCAAATATTTTCCTCAGTTTACTTTAGCGCATGGTCCAACAAGTCATATTTCAGACCACTTATTTTCAGCAGTATTGTTCTTTTCTTGGGTAATGTCTGCTACGCAATGGCATATGATATGAAGTCCCTAACGGTCCTCATTATTGGCCGTCTACTCTGTGGGTAAGCGTCCTAAATACTAGTGAGCATCTTCTGTTTTAGCttttttgtatgttttttttggggtgtgtgtgtgtctgcACGTGTGTTTATTGCTTCAAAATTAGTCTTATGTTTGCATTTTTCAGTTATCATCCCTATATTCTAGTGCGGGATAGAACGTGTTTCTGTTGAATATATATAACACACCCCATTTGTTATTTTCCTGTGACATCGTTGGTTGCAACCATAGTAGGAAAGCAAGTTTTTATTGATTAGAAAATTCACATACAACTACAAAGGCCATATTGTTTCTATCTGAGCACAATTTCCTGTCAATAAGTTTTTGTGGCCACAAGAAAATTTTAGTGATATTGGACATGCTAGTTAAATATCTTTTCAGCATTGTCTCATGTTTAGTTAATGTAATTGTTGTCATGCAGAATGGGTTCTGCAAGAGCTGTCAATCGCCGATACATCAGTGATTGTGTCCCTGCAAGGATACGCATGCAGGCTTCAGCAGGATTTGTCAGTGCAAGCGCACTTGGCATGGCTTGTGGGCCTGCATTAGCTGGCTTACTTCAGTGGAAATTTAAGATTTACATGGTTACTTTCAACCAATCAACTCTACCTGGTTGGGTGATGGCTGTTGCATGGCTTCTGTACTTAGTTTGGCTATGGATCTCGTTCAAGGAACCAAATCGTGCCACTGAGGTGAATGGTACCCAGCAAAACCCTGCTTCTGGTATGTACTGCCTCTAATGCTTTTTATTACTTCATAACTGGTTGGATATTGCACTATAAAGAATTATCTAATCCATCctcatgattttattttatgttcATTATGATGGCAGTACAAAGGGCAGATATCGAGCAACTAGAAAATGGACTTGCACAACCATTACTAAGAGATTCAAGCaaaaaagatgaagatgatgacgaaGAAGTCGATGATAGCGAAGAAGGCACACATGATTCTCGCAAACCCGCGACTTCGATTGGTTCAGCATACAGATTGCTTACACCTTCAGTAAAGGTATAATATTATTTCAGCTAAATTGATCACTGCTTGCATTATTTGCCtgactttctttttcttttacccACATAAAGTTGTTTCTTTACTAATTTATTCAAGTCAATAGAGGAAATCTAGCATTAACTTGATATCATGCATCTTTAAGTAGCACAGTTAGCCTCATGGTCCCCAATATGCAATTTGGGTTTTGATTTTTAGTTGACTCGTTCATTCTTTTATATAAAGATGATCTGTTGTTACAACTGAATTTTTCACTGAAAAAATAAATCTCGGGATAGAATAAATCATTAAAGAGCCTTAGGTTCCAACCCCTACATTGCATTGCATTGATGGTAGGCCAATTGTACTGCTGAAAACGAAGTCTGTGACCACAATTTCTTTATTACTTACTCTGCTTCTCCTGTGTAGGTCCAATTGCTGATATACTTCATGCTCAAATACGCGATGGAGATTTTACTTTCTGAGTCAAGTGTTATTACCAATCACTATTTCAATTGGAATACAAGTGCAGTGGCGATATTTCTAGCAATTCTTGGCCTAACAGTTCTTCCTGTTAATGCTGTTGTTGGGACATATATCAGCAACATGTTCGAGGACAGGTTTGTGCCTCCATGCTTCATCGCTGGCATCACATGATTCACTTTCCCTTTTGTTTTGCAGCAAGTCCATAACCGAGGGATAACCTTAGAATCTTGATCTGCATCTGAAAACAATATTTCAGACTCTGTTGACCTCTTTACCAAATTGcgtgatgtttttgacaggcAACTCCTGATGGTGTCTCAAATCACACTGCTGGTCGGCATTATTTTCAGCTTCAAAATCACGAGCACATACTCGGTTGTCCAGTATGTCGTCTCAGCACTGGTCACATTTGTGTCTGCTGAAGTTCTTGAAGGTGAGACATCTgagaagcattttttttttcttggaatgtTCATCTACGGCTCATTTCTTCAGCCAGCACTGAATAAACCGTCTAAATTTTGTATCTGCAAATGCAGGAGTGAACCTCTCCCTCCTATCAAGCGTGATGTCGTCCCGTCTCTCCCGTGGCACCTACAATGGCGGGCTCCTCTCGACGGAGGCTGGGACCTTGGCCCGGGTGGTCGCCGACTGCACAATCACTGCAGCAGGGTACCTGGGAATCGGAAAGCTCCTCAATGTGACCTTGCTGCCGTCTCTGGTGATCTGCGCTGCTTCGATCGCGTCAACCTTCCTGACGTACAACTCCCTCTTCTGATGGCATCAACATGTTCCATGATAATTTTAGAACTGTCGTTGCCCGAAGGGACAACAGTATGTAGTTATCTCAATCGATTCGATTTGGCTGTAATATCGCAGCTGAAGCGTGCATGGCATGCTCTGTAAAATTTTGATCAGTTTTGATCTATGATCGATGCCTCTCCTTCCATTCTGTCATACATGTTCTCTATGATGTGCTGATCACATTGGGGGTACTTCGTTAGATGGATGCCCCTGTGTTCTCTCGTGTTGTATGCAACGAGAAGACGAAGATTTTGGTTAAGATCAAAACGTGCTTTCTATCTGAAGTACAGATTTTGAAGGCCGGCAAAGCTGCTGATTGAAAAACTTGTTGCCATGTCAGTCTTGTGGATTTGTGTTGTCTTGTTAAAGAACCTAAACATTGCCATAAAGTGAATTTTCAAAGTTTGGTAGGTTCAAAATGGAATGGACCTTTCCTCCAggacttctttttcttctgAACGGTTCTCCAGGACATTTGAGTAGTTCTGTTTGACACAAACACAGCGGCGAATTCACAAGGGAAATGAAGGCAATTTGGCCGGGACAGCGACCATGGAAAGACGGACACACAATGCACGACAATATCAAGGAGAGATGCTATATACCATCATCTATGGATCAGCGTGGACCATTGGGGCGATTTCGATCGATTATTCTCCATATCGAGAGAGAATAGGATAAAGTTGAAAGGGTCGAAGGAATAGCTGGGGAGGATATCCACGGTACAAACCCTCCCTAAAAAGTCACAATGCATATATCTCTCACTGTCTCATCTCGCCACCACATTGGCATATGCCgtttcgctgctgctgcttcttctcccTGTCGCCCTAAGTTATAAGAAGAGCTAGAATTCTGCCAACAGAAACGCACAAGAGGCACACTACTCAGGTCACCAACCAAACAGataaacatttttaagtttTCTGACGCATCCATGTGTTTGTAGGAAGACAAGAGGCAAGTCTTCTAAGTCTTTGTGACGCATTCCCAGGTGTGTGAGTGTGAGTGTGGATGTGAGAGAGATGCAAGAACTAGTTGAAGACAGTAGTAGGCAGCTCTCCTCTGGCAGGTGCATTCTAGGTGATTTGTAATTGTATATGCATCCAAGGTATATACAATCCGGCCATGGTACTACATTGTAATCATCCATGTGATCGCTTGTATATATACATGGGGGCCTTTGATAGACTATCATCATATAGCGATTGAATTCGCCGAAACGTCCTGCCAAAGGAGAGTTGCCCTGCGACTGTCTTTAACTCGAAGTAATTTAATTAGATAGTGTTTTGTTTAGCCCCGGCCGGTTCATATCGATCTCCAAGTCCAAGGTACGTTCGTCGTCACTTGATTTTGTCAGAAtggaaaaaaataagtatatgcTCCTTTTAAGATATCGGAGATATGTTATTAAAGCACGAGGTGTACTAAGTACTAACTGTCTTGTCTCTACTAGAAGCAGATCATTGCCTATGACTGGCTACTTCAGATGTGGAGTTAGCGGTGTCGTCAAGCCTGAGTGATAAAGATCATACTGTAGCAATTGATAATTTTACATATGTTACCGAGAAAAGTACAGTAAAGAAACAAGCGACGAAGTCTGGGCGGTTGTCCGACcagctaaaatataaaatttagtacTTCTTTCATcccaaatataaaatataaaatttatagtaCTCTTTTTATACTGCCACCCGTTTTGTCCTAGATCACCGGCGGCAACTGAGGTCTACGTGCAGCGTGGCTGCTGTCTCGAGTGCTAGAGACTAGAGTACTCGCATTCTGAGTCATGACCTGAGTGCACAATCTGCAAATATCAATTTGTACAGAGCTTCGTTGGAATTTGAGAGTTTGGCTCATAACTTGAATTTGTTGGActtcaaaagagaaaaatagtGAAAACTTAAGAATTACTGttagatataaaaataatgtttgaaCATCTATTTTGATTTAACGGTAGTTTTCCGGTTTTAACCGCATATGTAGTttgcacacatattttttttccttcaaagtGCCAAGGATGCAAGAttagatatttttaaaaagtctgTGGTTACGATATAAGATTGACCATTACTACGAtccatctaattaattattcaacaACCACATCTACCTGTCTGGCTATCGTGTGATCCCATTAATATATATGAtgtttaactttttcttcatgGTCTTTGATGCAtacttttcaaattttatattagaataaaTTTATACTAAGATACATTAAGCTTAAGAGATATTATGAAAAGTACTTTTCATGAAAAATCAATATGTACGTATACAACATTTATGTTTTGATAGTAAGCCttataaagttattgatggACAAAGTATCAAATACTTGACTTAATTCCatccaaaacatcaaatagaagTAGTTGTCAACAGGTTTATTGCATGGTCTGTTGTCATAGCTCGTGCTTGTTTGGAATTAATCTCAATTCATtttcattattttaattttaaaattatgaaGTAATCACTACTTATTTGTTTTCGTGTCCGAGCCTTACTTTAGTATTTTCCTTAATTTAACAATGACAAAATAATGAGTTGCTAATTGAACTTAAATAGCTTAGAGCCCCCGGATTTCCAATGACATGTATTTTATTTATCACATACTAGATTATTATATGGGCTTTAAAAGTGGGCCACAACATAACAGCGGCCATATGCATGCCATGTTGCATGGGCTTTGCAAAATGGTCCATGATATTAAACATCGATTAGCTTGCATGGCAACGATCATATAATTCATCTAATCAATGGTTAATTTTTTAGTTAACATAGGAATTTTGTTAAAGTATGTAGCTTTCCCTAGTAAAGCGGATTCAAGATCATGTTGGTAAAGTatgggctctctctctctctccaacctTGGGCCAATTGGCACTCTCAGGTTGTCTAGTCTAAAACTCTCAATCGCCATTAAAGACGGTCGCACTAGTCAGTATCGGTACCACTCAGCAAAGGCACTAATATGCAgtatgctctctctctctctctctctctctctctctctctctctctctctgggcAGTTGGTAGTAGTATCAAGTCTTAATCGCCATTGAAGATGATCAGTACTCCTCAGGAGTAATCACTAATCACAGTACTCCTACACATGAGTTATCAACCTTAATATTACCACTTCATCCGCTCTATAATGTACTCCATACAATGGATTCAGGgatataaattttgtttcaaaaatagaaaaaaaaaccattttacTATCCCAAACTATTTTACCTGAGGATCTCTTATACTACGGGTATCTTATATTATGATTTTGTCAGGTTTCTGTCGGGTAATTTATTAGACTATTTAaccatctatttaaaaaaaaggtcttgttttaaaaataaatctaaataaatacTTGTTCAGATTTATTCTGAAGGATTTTTTTACGAGAGAATATCATAAAcacataatatttattttccttAGGGTTCTTGATATTAACATGTAGGCATCACACCAGAGTCACCTAGCTTCTCGCGGGAGCTCTGGGCGGTGAACGTTGGTAGTAGAAGGGTGGATGTGCGGCTAGGAAGGAGGTGGCCCCGACATTGGCATGGAGGGGGCAAACATGGTTGAGCCCATAGTCATGGGCTGACTTAAGCCACAGGCACCTGGGCCCAGAATTAAGAGTTTTCACTATGTTGATCAACCTCATGAAAAATCAGTAGGTCGGACCAAACCTTACATCTGGGATGGATATGCCTTTGCCCCTAGTCCTTGGGACGCTTCTATCCCATGGTTGTGGCACTAGGGAACACCACTTCCAAGTTCCATGGGAAGCATGGTGTGGCGCCAACGCTCATACTTCGAGAACGCACACATCATCACCTTTTCTAGCCCCAggtcctcccccaccaccgccacctcctcctgtcCGCATCCTCGTAGTCATATGTGGTGTTCGGAGTCAAGATCCAGCTCCGAGAAACCATTTTTGATGGAACCGAGGTGTAATGGATGCCCTATTATTTAGTTGTGCATCTCGACCATAGCAGCCTACGAAGCATGGATACGGCAAATCAGCTGCGTGTCTGTGTCCGACACGCGATCGGATACGGACACGTATCAGACACGGCTGGATAAGTGTCCCAGACGTATCTgtatttttcatgattttgaaataaataaaataattcccGATACGTTTTTGATACGGTCCCGATACATCTAATCCAAATCTTCCACCCGTATCAAAGAACTGCATGCGCGTGTGCGTAGCAGCTTGCGCCGACTCTCAGCCTCTCATCCCCAACGCTCCAGCGCCGTCATCGTCGATGGGCTgcgccagcgccgccacgcTAGGCTCCATCTCCACCTCCGACGCCGGCACAACACCATCACCACCGACGCCCCTC from Oryza glaberrima chromosome 6, OglaRS2, whole genome shotgun sequence includes these protein-coding regions:
- the LOC127776716 gene encoding SPX domain-containing membrane protein OsI_21475; protein product: MVNFGKKLMADQIPEWKGYYINYKLMKKKVKQYGQQVQQGEKDRRRVLKDFSKMLDDQIEKIVLFLLEQQGALASRIEKLGKQRAILAEQPDISAIAELREAYREVGLDLIKLLKFVDLNATGIRKILKKFDKRFGYRFTDYYVTSRSNHPYSQLQQVFKHVGVGAVVGALSRNLADLQERQGSYLSIYDQPSTALKDPIIDMINSSVDKLTRSTNFLRFLGQHALIVGEESPSTAEEEEIEDQKYHFMSLMLNLVNTFLYMVNTYIIVPTADDYSVSLGAASTVCGVVIGSMAVAQIFSSVYFSAWSNKSYFRPLIFSSIVLFLGNVCYAMAYDMKSLTVLIIGRLLCGMGSARAVNRRYISDCVPARIRMQASAGFVSASALGMACGPALAGLLQWKFKIYMVTFNQSTLPGWVMAVAWLLYLVWLWISFKEPNRATEVNGTQQNPASVQRADIEQLENGLAQPLLRDSSKKDEDDDEEVDDSEEGTHDSRKPATSIGSAYRLLTPSVKVQLLIYFMLKYAMEILLSESSVITNHYFNWNTSAVAIFLAILGLTVLPVNAVVGTYISNMFEDRQLLMVSQITLLVGIIFSFKITSTYSVVQYVVSALVTFVSAEVLEGVNLSLLSSVMSSRLSRGTYNGGLLSTEAGTLARVVADCTITAAGYLGIGKLLNVTLLPSLVICAASIASTFLTYNSLF